In a genomic window of Octadecabacter temperatus:
- a CDS encoding S41 family peptidase produces the protein MKKFAMAATGGILLGAVATTQIAGPLIAQEATNNASVYEQLDLFGDIFERIRAQYVEDVDEAALIEAAIDGMLTSLDPHSSYLSPEDAADMRETTRGEFGGLGIEVTQEEGFVKVVSPIDGTPAAEAGIEAGDFITGVDGENLFGLTLDEAVELMRGPVGSEIIITVAREGVDQPFDVSIVRDTIKLTAVRSRVEGETVVLRIVTFSDQTYPSLEEQLAEQVAEAGGIENVNGFVIDLRNNPGGLLNQAIAVSDAFLDAGEITSTRGRNPNDGQRWNAREGDLAEGLPIVVLINGGSASASEIVAGALQDHRRGIVIGTNSFGKGSVQTVMPLRGDSAMRLTTARYYTPSGRSIQALGISPDIIVEQPRRDPTVELEEEEETGFRSEADLRGALDNDSLTEDEIELIEADRLRAEDAAALREEDYQLAYAIDILKGLSALGPNDE, from the coding sequence ATGAAAAAATTTGCAATGGCCGCTACGGGCGGGATCTTGTTAGGCGCAGTCGCCACGACACAGATCGCAGGACCACTTATCGCGCAGGAAGCCACCAACAACGCGTCCGTCTATGAACAGCTGGATTTGTTTGGTGACATCTTTGAACGCATCCGCGCACAGTATGTCGAAGACGTCGACGAAGCTGCGCTGATTGAGGCCGCGATTGACGGCATGCTTACATCACTTGATCCGCATTCCAGTTACCTGTCCCCAGAGGACGCCGCTGATATGCGTGAAACCACGCGCGGTGAATTTGGCGGGCTTGGCATTGAGGTGACCCAAGAAGAGGGCTTCGTGAAGGTCGTTTCCCCGATTGATGGAACACCAGCTGCCGAAGCTGGCATCGAAGCTGGCGATTTCATCACTGGTGTTGATGGCGAAAACCTATTTGGCCTGACGCTGGACGAAGCGGTTGAACTGATGCGTGGGCCTGTTGGGTCCGAGATTATCATTACAGTGGCGCGCGAAGGCGTGGACCAGCCGTTTGACGTATCCATCGTGCGCGACACCATCAAACTGACCGCCGTTCGCAGCCGTGTCGAAGGCGAAACGGTTGTCCTGCGTATTGTTACGTTCAGCGATCAAACCTACCCGAGCCTTGAAGAACAACTAGCCGAGCAAGTGGCCGAGGCTGGTGGCATCGAAAACGTCAACGGTTTTGTCATTGACCTGCGTAACAACCCGGGTGGTTTGCTGAACCAAGCGATTGCTGTGTCCGATGCGTTCTTGGACGCTGGCGAGATCACATCAACACGCGGGCGCAACCCAAATGACGGGCAGCGCTGGAATGCACGTGAAGGCGACTTGGCAGAAGGTCTGCCGATCGTTGTACTGATTAACGGCGGTTCTGCGTCTGCGTCCGAAATCGTTGCAGGTGCGTTGCAAGACCACCGCCGCGGGATTGTTATTGGCACCAACTCGTTTGGTAAGGGTTCCGTCCAAACGGTTATGCCGTTGCGCGGTGATAGCGCCATGCGCCTGACGACTGCGCGGTATTACACACCGTCTGGCCGTTCCATCCAAGCGCTGGGCATCTCGCCTGACATTATCGTTGAACAGCCTCGTCGCGACCCCACAGTGGAGCTCGAGGAAGAGGAAGAAACCGGTTTCCGTTCCGAAGCCGACCTGCGTGGTGCTTTGGACAATGACAGCCTTACCGAGGATGAAATTGAACTGATCGAAGCGGACCGCTTGCGTGCAGAAGATGCCGCGGCCCTTCGTGAAGAAGATTACCAATTGGCCTACGCCATCGACATTCTGAAAGGTCTGTCTGCGTTGGGCCCGAACGACGAATAA
- a CDS encoding RNA pyrophosphohydrolase, with protein MVKTLSAEDIAKLPYRPCVGLMVVNKDGNVFVGQRVDRDQDAWQMPQGGIDKGEGVTEAALRELAEETGITADLVTIVAETDDWLPYDLPHHIVPKIWKGRYRGQEQKWVLMRFTGTDDQVNIVQPHQEFSEWTWISPKDLLASIVPFKRDVYAAVLEAFGDEL; from the coding sequence ATGGTTAAGACGTTGAGCGCCGAAGACATTGCGAAGTTGCCGTACCGCCCCTGTGTCGGGCTCATGGTTGTCAATAAAGACGGCAACGTGTTTGTCGGCCAACGTGTGGACCGCGACCAAGATGCTTGGCAGATGCCGCAAGGGGGCATCGACAAGGGCGAGGGTGTTACTGAAGCCGCGCTGCGCGAACTTGCCGAAGAAACCGGTATCACGGCTGATCTGGTGACGATCGTTGCCGAAACCGACGACTGGCTGCCCTACGATCTGCCCCATCATATTGTGCCGAAAATCTGGAAAGGTCGTTATCGCGGTCAGGAACAAAAATGGGTCTTGATGCGGTTCACCGGCACCGACGATCAGGTCAACATCGTCCAACCACACCAAGAATTTTCCGAATGGACGTGGATTTCTCCCAAGGATCTGCTTGCGAGCATCGTCCCATTTAAGCGCGACGTTTACGCCGCCGTCCTTGAGGCATTTGGAGATGAACTATGA